Proteins from a genomic interval of Cupriavidus pauculus:
- a CDS encoding AraC family transcriptional regulator gives MSYFLRSASLTNYVDVARAVGLDPHQMLRAARISRNALLDPDIRIPAAHVGRLLEASASAAQVDDFGLRMAELRQFSNLGPLAFVVREEPTLRRALESMVRHMSLQNEALAMRVEEADGLVLIRLQLLGDVPGRLRQATELAAGVMYRMLTLFLGPAWRPRSICFTHAPPESQAACQRVFGMPALYNQDFDGIVCVARDLEAPLPSYDPVMAQQVKRYLGTLLAQSNTSMADKVRKLVHALLPSGMCSVDRVAQQLGVDRRTVHRWLEQEGTTYSAIVNDARAGLATRYIENRARPLSEVATLLGFSSLSAFSRWFGVQFGCSVSKWRAQHADGADAAG, from the coding sequence ATGTCCTACTTTCTGCGCAGTGCCAGCCTTACCAACTACGTGGATGTGGCGCGGGCCGTGGGGCTCGATCCGCACCAGATGCTGCGCGCGGCACGCATCAGCCGCAACGCGCTGCTGGACCCCGATATCCGCATTCCGGCCGCGCATGTGGGCCGGCTGCTGGAGGCGTCGGCCAGCGCGGCGCAGGTCGATGATTTCGGGCTGCGCATGGCCGAGCTGCGGCAGTTCTCGAACCTGGGCCCGCTGGCGTTCGTGGTGCGCGAGGAGCCCACGCTGCGGCGCGCGCTGGAATCGATGGTGCGGCACATGAGCCTGCAGAACGAGGCGCTGGCGATGCGGGTGGAAGAAGCCGATGGGCTGGTGCTCATCCGGCTGCAACTGCTGGGCGACGTGCCGGGCCGGCTGCGCCAGGCCACCGAGCTGGCGGCGGGGGTGATGTATCGCATGCTCACGCTGTTCCTGGGCCCGGCGTGGCGGCCGCGCAGCATCTGCTTCACGCATGCGCCGCCGGAAAGCCAGGCGGCCTGCCAGCGCGTGTTCGGCATGCCGGCGCTCTACAACCAGGATTTCGATGGCATCGTCTGCGTGGCGCGCGACCTGGAGGCGCCGCTGCCGTCGTATGACCCGGTGATGGCGCAGCAGGTAAAGCGCTACCTTGGCACGCTGCTGGCGCAGTCGAACACGAGCATGGCCGACAAGGTGCGCAAGCTGGTGCACGCGCTGCTGCCCAGCGGCATGTGTTCGGTGGATCGCGTGGCGCAGCAGCTTGGCGTGGACCGTCGCACCGTGCACCGCTGGCTGGAGCAGGAGGGCACCACGTACTCGGCCATCGTCAACGATGCGCGTGCGGGGCTGGCCACGCGCTACATCGAGAACCGGGCGCGGCCGTTGTCGGAGGTGGCGACGCTGCTGGGGTTCTCGTCGCTGAGCGCGTTCTCGCGCTGGTTTGGCGTGCAGTTTGGCTGCAGCGTGTCGAAATGGCGCGCCCAGCACGCCGACGGCGCGGACGCGGCAGGCTGA
- a CDS encoding porin — protein sequence MKLKGMVIAASLAGAGSAFAQSNVTLYGVADINIEYANHVGNIPTAANGFNPGPSNKVYRMDSGGLAGSRWGLRGTEDLGGGVKSVFVLESGFSLDNGTLQQSGRLFGRQAFIGVTKAGIGQLSLGRQYTSMFEALANFSPTAYATQYEPVVLQSGANFREDNTVKYTGQFGPVTALAHWSFGTGLALPASVGIPTPIGGNGEVPGAFRRDTAYGAAVAYASGPLGLTVGYDQWNPTIGTSSGTMRKAVVGASYTFSNVAKIMGGYRWGQNKNAAGAVIQRDDYYWIGANYQVTPAVGLTLAYHYDDMKNLFGTNAPNPWQVAFVANYTFSKRTDVYLSTAYAKNAGLMLESLGTVYANSLSLGNSYALANGQSNMLGVALGIRHKF from the coding sequence ATGAAGCTCAAGGGCATGGTCATTGCCGCATCGCTGGCCGGCGCGGGCAGCGCTTTCGCGCAGTCCAACGTCACGCTGTACGGCGTGGCGGACATCAACATCGAATACGCCAACCATGTGGGCAACATCCCGACGGCGGCCAACGGGTTCAATCCCGGTCCGTCCAACAAGGTCTACCGCATGGATTCGGGCGGCCTGGCCGGGTCGCGCTGGGGCCTGCGCGGCACCGAGGACCTGGGCGGCGGCGTGAAGAGCGTGTTCGTGCTGGAAAGCGGCTTCAGCCTGGACAACGGCACGCTGCAGCAGAGCGGGCGACTGTTCGGCCGCCAGGCGTTCATCGGCGTCACCAAGGCCGGCATCGGGCAACTGAGCCTGGGCCGCCAGTACACGTCGATGTTCGAGGCCCTGGCCAATTTCTCGCCAACCGCCTACGCCACGCAGTACGAGCCGGTGGTGCTCCAGTCGGGCGCCAACTTCCGCGAGGACAACACGGTCAAGTACACGGGCCAGTTCGGCCCCGTCACCGCGCTGGCGCACTGGTCGTTCGGCACCGGCCTGGCGCTGCCGGCATCGGTGGGCATTCCCACGCCGATCGGCGGCAACGGCGAGGTGCCGGGCGCGTTCCGCCGCGACACCGCCTACGGTGCCGCCGTGGCCTACGCCAGCGGTCCGCTGGGCCTGACCGTCGGCTACGACCAGTGGAACCCGACCATCGGCACCAGCAGCGGCACCATGCGCAAGGCCGTGGTGGGCGCCAGCTACACGTTCAGCAACGTTGCCAAGATCATGGGCGGCTACCGCTGGGGCCAGAACAAGAACGCGGCCGGCGCGGTGATCCAGCGCGACGACTACTACTGGATCGGCGCCAACTACCAGGTCACGCCGGCCGTGGGCCTGACGCTGGCCTACCACTACGACGACATGAAGAACCTGTTCGGCACCAACGCCCCGAACCCGTGGCAGGTGGCGTTCGTGGCGAACTACACGTTCTCCAAGCGCACGGACGTCTACCTGTCCACGGCCTATGCGAAGAACGCCGGGCTGATGCTGGAATCGCTGGGCACCGTCTACGCCAACAGCCTGTCGCTGGGCAACAGCTACGCGCTGGCCAACGGCCAGAGCAATATGCTGGGCGTGGCGCTCGGCATCCGCCACAAGTTCTGA
- a CDS encoding RBBP9/YdeN family alpha/beta hydrolase, whose protein sequence is MFLSPDTTVLIVPGLRDHVAEHWQTLLQNDLLAARQKVAAVPPLDHDKLSCAARMVALDKALLAIDGPVLLACHSAGVMIAAHWARHLYHRVPQGKVIGALLATPADLETPLPAGYPDRTSLEFGGWLPIPREPLPFPTIVAASRNDPLASYERAAGMACDWGSELVDLGKVGHLNPAAGFGPWPGATELLARLQRRR, encoded by the coding sequence ATGTTCCTGTCCCCCGATACCACCGTGCTGATCGTGCCCGGCCTGCGCGATCACGTTGCCGAGCACTGGCAGACGCTGCTCCAGAACGACCTGCTGGCCGCGCGCCAGAAGGTGGCCGCCGTGCCGCCGCTCGATCACGACAAGCTCAGCTGTGCCGCGCGCATGGTCGCGCTCGACAAGGCGCTGCTGGCCATCGACGGCCCCGTGCTGCTGGCCTGCCACAGCGCCGGCGTGATGATCGCCGCGCACTGGGCGCGCCACCTGTACCACCGCGTGCCGCAGGGCAAGGTGATCGGCGCGTTGCTGGCCACGCCGGCCGACCTGGAAACCCCGCTGCCGGCCGGCTATCCGGACCGCACCTCGCTGGAATTCGGCGGCTGGCTGCCGATCCCGCGCGAGCCGCTGCCGTTCCCGACGATCGTGGCCGCCAGCCGCAACGACCCGCTGGCCAGCTACGAGCGCGCGGCCGGCATGGCGTGCGACTGGGGCAGCGAACTGGTCGACCTGGGCAAGGTCGGCCACCTGAATCCGGCCGCGGGCTTCGGCCCGTGGCCCGGCGCGACAGAGCTGCTGGCGCGGCTGCAACGCCGCCGTTGA
- a CDS encoding GntR family transcriptional regulator produces MVTRRKKAADAELPVPQVSGDAVAADASESSVNEGIYQDLLNAIMEHRLLAGTKLVEERLCEVTGASRARIRQVFARLAHEKLVTLVPNRGAFISSPSIEEARQVFQARRLVEPELAGVLATTATAAQIRGLRRHIRQEDDARARGDRAAVIRLSGEFHIVLAEMAGNAILEKLIREMVSLTCLIITLYDRPGAPACPEHEHRVLVDAIEQRNTAQAQATMAEHLAHIEGSLDLTVRETGAPDFYSIFSKG; encoded by the coding sequence ATGGTCACCCGACGCAAGAAAGCCGCGGACGCCGAACTGCCTGTGCCGCAGGTCAGTGGCGACGCCGTGGCCGCCGACGCTTCCGAATCCTCCGTCAACGAAGGCATCTACCAGGATCTGCTGAACGCGATCATGGAGCACCGGCTGCTGGCCGGCACCAAGCTCGTGGAGGAACGGCTGTGCGAGGTGACCGGCGCCAGCCGCGCGCGGATCCGGCAGGTGTTTGCCCGGCTGGCGCACGAGAAGCTGGTGACGCTGGTGCCCAACCGGGGCGCGTTCATTTCCAGCCCCAGCATCGAGGAAGCGCGCCAGGTGTTCCAGGCGCGCCGGCTGGTGGAACCCGAACTGGCTGGCGTGCTGGCCACCACGGCCACGGCCGCGCAGATTCGCGGCCTGCGCCGCCATATCCGCCAGGAGGACGATGCCCGCGCGCGCGGCGACCGCGCCGCCGTGATCCGGCTGTCCGGCGAATTCCACATCGTGCTGGCCGAAATGGCCGGCAACGCGATCCTGGAAAAGCTGATCCGCGAGATGGTGTCGCTGACCTGCCTGATCATCACGCTCTACGACCGTCCGGGCGCTCCGGCCTGCCCCGAGCACGAACACCGCGTGCTCGTGGACGCCATCGAGCAGCGCAATACCGCGCAGGCCCAGGCGACGATGGCCGAGCACCTGGCCCATATCGAAGGCTCGCTGGACCTGACCGTGCGCGAGACCGGCGCGCCCGATTTCTACAGCATCTTCAGCAAGGGCTGA
- a CDS encoding aspartate/glutamate racemase family protein → MKLKIINPNTTQSMTEKIGQCARAVAQADTRIIAVSPRMGPASIESHYDEALSVPGILDEILLGEREGVDGYVIACFGDPGLYAAREVARGPVIGIAEAAMHAASFIGTSFSVVTTLSRTCNIAWHLAERYGMERFCRNVRASDLPVLDLEKPGSDARRIITDACRQALAEDRSDCIVLGCAGMTDLCEEIADAIGAPVIDGVTCAVKMAEALVSVRLSTSKRGDWARPLPKAYAGMLSQYALNG, encoded by the coding sequence ATGAAACTGAAGATCATCAACCCGAACACCACGCAGAGCATGACCGAGAAGATCGGCCAGTGCGCCCGCGCCGTGGCCCAGGCCGATACGCGCATCATCGCGGTCAGCCCGCGCATGGGGCCGGCGTCGATCGAAAGCCACTACGACGAGGCGCTCAGCGTGCCGGGCATCCTGGACGAGATCCTGCTGGGCGAGCGCGAGGGCGTGGACGGCTACGTGATCGCCTGCTTTGGCGACCCCGGCCTCTACGCGGCACGCGAGGTGGCGCGCGGCCCGGTGATCGGCATCGCCGAGGCCGCCATGCACGCGGCCAGCTTCATCGGCACCAGCTTCAGCGTGGTCACCACGCTGTCGCGCACGTGCAATATCGCCTGGCACCTGGCCGAGCGCTACGGCATGGAACGCTTCTGCCGCAACGTGCGCGCCAGCGACCTGCCCGTGCTGGACCTGGAAAAACCGGGCTCCGACGCGCGCCGCATCATCACCGACGCCTGCCGCCAGGCGCTGGCCGAAGACCGCAGCGACTGCATCGTGCTGGGCTGCGCGGGCATGACCGACCTCTGCGAGGAGATCGCCGACGCCATCGGCGCCCCGGTCATCGACGGCGTAACCTGCGCGGTCAAGATGGCCGAAGCGCTGGTCTCCGTCCGCCTGTCCACCAGCAAGCGCGGCGACTGGGCCCGGCCGCTGCCCAAGGCATACGCGGGGATGTTGAGCCAGTATGCGTTGAATGGGTGA
- a CDS encoding NCS1 family nucleobase:cation symporter-1, protein MPVTASPAVDTIGTHAPESNAVIKPGYDDRLTNEDLAPLRKQTWGTYNIFAFWMSDVHSVGGYITAGSLFALGLSSWQVLLALLVGILIVQFFCNLVAKPSQVTGTPYPVICRASFGVLGANIPAIIRGLIAVAWYGIQTYLASSAFLVLALHFFPSLAPYADLKQHGFAGLSTLGWAAFMTLWVLQALVFWTGMETIRKFIDWAGPAVYVVMIALAIWLINKAGIENVNFTLSFLKYQGWDAVPVMLSAIALVVSYFSGPMLNFGDFSRYARDFRSVKRGNFWGLPVNFLGFSLLVVVTTSATLPVFGKLITDPVETVSHIDSTFAMLLGAFTFMTATIGINIVANFVSPAFDFSNVAPKYISWRTGGMIAAVASIFITPWNLYNHPTMIHYTLDVLGAFIGPLFGILISDFFLVRGQRVVVDDLYTMRRNGAYWYRKGYNPAAVATMIPSAIVPVLCVVIPSWQWLANYSWFIGMGIALVLYRALAPRLMPGHLADARQA, encoded by the coding sequence AGCCAGGCTACGACGACCGGCTGACCAATGAGGACCTGGCCCCGCTGCGCAAGCAGACCTGGGGCACGTACAACATTTTCGCGTTTTGGATGTCCGACGTGCACAGCGTGGGTGGCTACATCACGGCCGGCAGCCTGTTCGCGCTGGGCCTGTCGAGCTGGCAGGTGCTGCTGGCGCTGCTGGTGGGCATCCTGATCGTGCAGTTCTTCTGCAACCTCGTGGCCAAGCCCAGCCAGGTCACCGGCACGCCGTATCCGGTAATCTGCCGCGCGTCGTTCGGCGTGCTGGGCGCCAACATCCCCGCCATCATCCGGGGCCTGATCGCCGTGGCGTGGTACGGCATCCAGACCTACCTGGCGTCCAGCGCGTTCCTGGTGCTGGCGCTGCACTTCTTCCCGTCGCTGGCGCCCTATGCCGACCTGAAGCAGCACGGCTTTGCGGGGCTGTCCACGCTCGGCTGGGCCGCGTTCATGACGCTGTGGGTGCTTCAGGCGCTGGTGTTCTGGACCGGCATGGAGACCATCCGCAAGTTCATCGACTGGGCCGGCCCGGCCGTCTACGTGGTGATGATCGCGCTGGCCATCTGGCTTATCAACAAGGCCGGCATCGAGAACGTCAACTTCACGCTGAGCTTCCTGAAATACCAGGGCTGGGACGCCGTGCCCGTGATGCTGAGCGCCATCGCGCTGGTGGTGTCGTACTTCTCGGGCCCGATGCTGAACTTCGGCGATTTCTCGCGCTACGCCCGCGACTTCCGCTCGGTGAAACGCGGCAACTTCTGGGGCCTGCCGGTGAACTTCCTCGGGTTCTCGCTGCTGGTGGTGGTGACCACCTCGGCCACGCTGCCCGTGTTCGGCAAGCTGATCACGGACCCGGTGGAGACGGTCAGCCATATCGACAGCACGTTTGCCATGCTGCTGGGCGCGTTCACGTTCATGACGGCCACCATCGGCATCAACATCGTGGCCAACTTCGTCTCGCCCGCGTTCGACTTCTCCAACGTCGCGCCCAAGTACATCAGCTGGCGCACGGGCGGCATGATCGCGGCCGTGGCGTCGATCTTCATCACGCCGTGGAACCTGTACAACCACCCGACGATGATCCACTACACGCTGGACGTGCTGGGCGCCTTCATCGGCCCGCTGTTCGGCATCCTGATCTCGGACTTCTTCCTCGTGCGCGGCCAGCGCGTGGTGGTGGACGACCTCTACACAATGCGCCGCAACGGTGCCTACTGGTACCGCAAGGGCTACAACCCGGCCGCCGTGGCGACGATGATCCCGTCGGCCATCGTCCCGGTGCTCTGCGTGGTCATTCCGTCGTGGCAGTGGCTGGCCAACTACAGCTGGTTCATCGGCATGGGGATTGCATTGGTGCTGTACCGCGCGCTGGCCCCCCGGCTGATGCCCGGCCATCTGGCGGACGCCCGCCAGGCCTGA